One region of Streptomyces sp. NBC_00442 genomic DNA includes:
- a CDS encoding ATP-grasp domain-containing protein: MDVELLAAGAAGALRGRRGGHYYGGPAYAARVVDDLGIALLEPADAWLATLPRAFTRRRVTTTTLAEARHLTGPAFIKPPSDKSFPAAVYADGGRLPSGPDLGPDTQVLVSSVVTWATEFRLFLLDGQVHTGAQYATFGRLDAAPLEGHRLHDAVREFADDLLTTCGHTLPSAVVVDIGLLTAPAPGTAAPWAVVEANMAWFSNCYAADPDRVLDVVLRSSGPRARATGRDLAFCRDTGRTPGGS; this comes from the coding sequence ATGGATGTGGAGCTGCTTGCGGCAGGCGCCGCGGGCGCCCTGCGGGGAAGGCGCGGCGGCCACTACTACGGCGGCCCCGCGTACGCCGCGCGCGTGGTCGACGACCTCGGCATCGCGCTCCTGGAGCCGGCCGATGCGTGGCTCGCCACGCTGCCCCGTGCCTTCACCCGCCGTCGCGTCACCACGACGACCCTGGCCGAGGCACGCCACCTGACCGGGCCGGCGTTCATCAAGCCGCCCAGCGACAAGAGCTTCCCCGCGGCCGTCTACGCCGATGGCGGCCGGCTCCCCAGCGGACCGGACCTCGGGCCGGACACGCAGGTACTGGTCAGCTCCGTGGTGACGTGGGCGACCGAGTTCCGCCTGTTCCTCCTCGACGGCCAGGTGCACACCGGCGCGCAGTACGCGACCTTCGGCCGCCTCGACGCCGCTCCCCTGGAAGGCCACCGGCTGCACGACGCGGTACGGGAGTTCGCCGACGACCTCCTCACCACCTGCGGACACACGCTGCCGAGCGCCGTGGTGGTGGACATCGGGCTGCTGACCGCGCCCGCGCCGGGCACCGCCGCCCCATGGGCGGTGGTCGAGGCGAACATGGCCTGGTTCAGCAACTGTTACGCCGCCGACCCCGACCGTGTCCTGGACGTCGTCCTGCGCTCGTCGGGCCCCAGAGCGCGGGCGACCGGGCGGGACCTCGCGTTCTGCCGGGACACAGGCCGTACGCCCGGGGGCAGCTGA
- a CDS encoding bifunctional salicylyl-CoA 5-hydroxylase/oxidoreductase: MPPPPTANAPEPAARAVETPLRIAVIGGGPGGLYAAALLKRLDPARSITLWERNAPDDTFGFGVVLSDETLGGIEHADPAVYRALREEFVRWDDIDIVHRGSTLTSGGHGFAALGRRRLLEILHERCRTLGVDLRFRADAPPAAELATAYDLVIAADGVHSLTRAAHAGHFAPRITTHRCRYIWLAADFAFDAFRFEIAETEHGVMQLHGYPYSADASTVIVEMRQEVWTAAGFDTLDERASAEHCAKIFTDALGGRPLRGNNSSWTAFRTVVNDRWSYGNTVLLGDAAHTAHFSIGSGTKLAVEDALALAACIEERPDLPTALAAYESERRPVVESTQRAAAASLRWFEELDRYLGQPARQFAFNLLTRSRRVTHGNLRLRDSGFTDTVEREFGCPPGTPPMFTPFRLRGLELKNRVVVSPMDMYSAVDGVPGDFHLVHLGARALGGAGLVMTEMVCVGPEGRITPGCGGLYTAEQADAWRRIAAFVHAQAPGTALGVQLGHSGRKGSTKLMWDGMDQPLDAGNWPVAAASALPYRPGVNQIPHALDRAGLTDIRDQFTAAARRAADCGFDLLELHCAHGYLLSGFLSPLTNQRTDAYGGSLAGRLRYPLEVFDAVRAVWPADRPMTVRVSATDWADGGTTAEDAVEIARAFAAHGADAIDVSTGQVVPDERPEFGRSYQTPFADRIRNELGLPVVAVGAISSWDDVNSLLLAGRADLCALARPHLFDPHWTLHAAAEQAYTGPGATWPLPYRAGSRPPPTGRTDAPRPRLRLN; the protein is encoded by the coding sequence ATGCCCCCACCCCCCACGGCCAACGCCCCCGAGCCCGCCGCCCGCGCCGTCGAGACCCCGCTGCGGATCGCCGTCATCGGTGGCGGCCCCGGCGGGCTCTACGCCGCGGCGCTGCTCAAGCGGCTCGATCCGGCGCGGTCCATCACGTTGTGGGAGCGCAACGCGCCCGACGACACCTTCGGCTTCGGGGTCGTGCTGTCCGACGAGACCCTCGGCGGGATCGAGCACGCCGACCCGGCCGTCTACCGGGCGCTGCGCGAGGAGTTCGTCCGGTGGGACGACATCGACATCGTGCACCGCGGGAGCACGCTCACCTCCGGCGGCCACGGCTTCGCCGCGCTCGGCCGGCGCAGGCTCCTGGAGATCCTGCACGAGCGCTGCCGCACCCTCGGCGTCGACCTGCGCTTTCGCGCCGACGCGCCGCCCGCCGCCGAACTCGCCACCGCCTACGACCTGGTGATCGCCGCCGACGGGGTGCACAGCCTCACCCGTGCCGCGCACGCCGGTCACTTCGCACCCCGCATCACGACGCACCGCTGCCGCTACATCTGGCTCGCCGCCGACTTCGCCTTCGACGCCTTCCGGTTCGAGATCGCCGAGACCGAGCACGGCGTGATGCAGCTGCACGGATACCCCTACTCCGCCGACGCCTCCACGGTCATCGTCGAAATGCGCCAGGAGGTGTGGACGGCCGCCGGATTCGACACGCTCGACGAGCGGGCGTCCGCCGAACACTGCGCGAAGATCTTCACCGACGCCCTCGGCGGACGGCCCCTGCGCGGCAACAACTCCTCATGGACCGCCTTCCGTACGGTCGTCAACGACCGCTGGTCGTACGGCAACACGGTGCTGTTGGGCGACGCGGCGCACACCGCCCACTTCTCCATCGGCTCCGGCACCAAGCTCGCCGTCGAGGACGCCCTCGCGCTGGCCGCGTGCATCGAGGAGCGACCCGATCTGCCGACGGCCCTGGCCGCGTACGAGAGCGAGCGCCGGCCCGTCGTGGAGTCGACGCAGCGCGCGGCCGCCGCGAGCCTGCGCTGGTTCGAGGAGCTGGACCGCTATCTCGGCCAGCCCGCCCGGCAGTTCGCCTTCAACCTCCTCACCCGCAGCCGCCGGGTCACCCACGGCAATCTGCGGCTGCGCGACAGCGGCTTCACCGACACCGTCGAGCGGGAATTCGGCTGTCCGCCGGGCACCCCGCCGATGTTCACCCCCTTCCGGCTGCGCGGCCTCGAACTGAAGAACCGCGTGGTCGTCTCACCCATGGACATGTACTCGGCGGTGGACGGCGTCCCCGGGGACTTCCACCTGGTGCACCTGGGTGCCCGTGCGCTGGGCGGCGCCGGCCTGGTCATGACCGAGATGGTGTGCGTCGGCCCCGAGGGCCGCATCACCCCCGGCTGCGGCGGCCTCTACACCGCCGAGCAGGCCGACGCGTGGCGGCGGATCGCGGCGTTCGTACACGCCCAGGCACCCGGCACAGCCCTCGGCGTCCAGCTCGGCCATTCCGGGCGCAAGGGCTCGACCAAGCTCATGTGGGACGGCATGGACCAGCCGCTCGACGCGGGCAACTGGCCCGTCGCCGCCGCTTCGGCGCTGCCCTACCGGCCCGGCGTCAACCAGATCCCCCACGCCCTGGACCGCGCGGGGCTCACCGACATCCGCGACCAGTTCACGGCGGCGGCCCGCCGCGCCGCCGACTGCGGATTCGACCTCCTCGAACTGCACTGCGCCCACGGGTACTTGCTCTCCGGATTCCTTTCCCCTCTCACCAACCAACGCACCGACGCCTACGGGGGTTCCCTCGCCGGACGGCTCCGCTACCCCCTCGAAGTCTTCGACGCGGTCCGCGCCGTCTGGCCCGCCGACAGGCCCATGACGGTGCGCGTCTCCGCCACCGACTGGGCCGACGGCGGCACCACCGCCGAGGACGCCGTCGAGATCGCCCGCGCGTTCGCCGCGCACGGCGCCGACGCCATCGACGTCTCCACCGGCCAGGTCGTCCCCGACGAACGCCCCGAATTCGGCCGCTCCTACCAGACGCCGTTCGCCGACCGGATCCGCAACGAGCTCGGCCTCCCGGTCGTCGCCGTCGGTGCCATCTCCTCCTGGGACGACGTCAACTCCCTGCTGCTGGCGGGCCGCGCCGACCTGTGCGCGCTGGCCCGCCCCCACCTGTTCGACCCGCACTGGACCCTGCACGCCGCCGCCGAACAGGCCTACACGGGCCCCGGCGCCACCTGGCCCCTGCCCTACCGGGCAGGCAGCCGCCCCCCTCCCACGGGCCGCACCGACGCCCCGCGCCCCCGCCTCCGACTGAACTGA
- a CDS encoding PaaX family transcriptional regulator yields the protein MAELHTPRSLIVTLYGAYGRESAGSLPVAELIRLLAAVGVDAPSVRSSVSRLKRRGLLVARPTVLGTAGYALSDDARQLLDDGDRRIYAPPAPRAADGWVLAVFSVPETERSKRHVLRSRLAGLGFGSAAPGVWLAPARLHDETRHTLERLHLTPYVDLFQGEHLGFAPTAEAVARWWDLPAIAQQHERFLDRHEPVLRAWEARPPTAPPSTETAYRDYLLALDSWRRLPYADPGLPAELLPRTWPGARSADVFARLHGLLRDAGAAFVRGSLPSLEPRS from the coding sequence GTGGCCGAGCTGCACACTCCCCGATCCCTCATCGTGACGCTTTACGGCGCCTACGGGCGCGAGAGCGCCGGGTCCCTCCCCGTCGCCGAACTGATCCGACTGCTCGCGGCGGTCGGCGTCGACGCGCCCTCCGTGCGCTCGTCGGTGTCCCGGCTGAAGCGGCGCGGGCTGCTCGTGGCCCGGCCCACCGTGCTCGGCACGGCCGGCTACGCCCTGTCGGACGACGCCCGCCAGCTCCTGGACGACGGCGACCGGCGCATCTACGCCCCTCCCGCGCCCCGGGCCGCCGACGGCTGGGTGCTCGCGGTGTTCTCCGTTCCCGAGACGGAACGCAGCAAGCGGCACGTACTGCGCTCACGCCTGGCGGGCCTCGGCTTCGGCTCGGCGGCGCCGGGCGTGTGGCTCGCCCCGGCCCGACTGCACGACGAGACGAGGCACACCCTGGAACGCCTCCACCTCACCCCGTACGTCGACCTGTTCCAGGGCGAACACCTCGGCTTCGCGCCGACGGCCGAGGCGGTGGCCCGCTGGTGGGACCTGCCCGCCATCGCCCAGCAGCACGAACGGTTCCTCGACCGCCACGAGCCGGTGCTCCGCGCATGGGAGGCGCGGCCACCCACCGCTCCCCCCAGCACGGAGACCGCGTACCGGGACTACCTCCTCGCCCTGGACTCCTGGCGCCGCCTCCCGTACGCCGACCCGGGCCTGCCCGCCGAACTCCTCCCCCGCACCTGGCCAGGAGCCCGCTCCGCCGACGTGTTCGCCCGCCTGCACGGGCTGCTGCGGGACGCGGGGGCGGCATTCGTACGCGGTTCGCTGCCGAGCCTCGAACCGCGCTCCTGA
- a CDS encoding enoyl-CoA hydratase family protein: protein MSPFPSSAPRTEDWRHLRLSIADGVATVTLARPEKLNALTFGAYADLRDLLAELSRERSVRALVLAGEGRGFCSGGDVDDIIGATLSMNTAELLDFNRMTGQVVRAIRECPFPVIAALHGVAAGAGAVLALAADFRIADPTARFAFLFTKVGLSGGDMGAAYLLPRVVGLGHATRLLMLGEPVRAPEAERIGLLSELTDEGRADERAAALARRLADGPALAYAQTKALLTAELDMPLAASVELDAATQALLMNGEDYAEFHAAFTEKRPPKWQGR, encoded by the coding sequence ATGAGCCCCTTTCCCAGCTCCGCACCCCGCACCGAGGACTGGCGCCATCTGCGGCTCTCGATCGCCGACGGGGTCGCCACCGTCACCCTCGCCCGGCCCGAGAAACTGAACGCGCTGACCTTCGGCGCCTACGCCGACCTGCGCGACCTGCTCGCCGAACTGTCGAGGGAACGCTCCGTGCGCGCCCTGGTCCTGGCCGGCGAGGGGCGCGGCTTCTGCTCCGGTGGCGACGTCGACGACATCATCGGCGCCACCCTGTCCATGAACACCGCCGAGCTCCTCGACTTCAACCGCATGACCGGCCAGGTCGTCCGCGCGATCCGCGAGTGCCCCTTCCCGGTGATCGCGGCCCTCCACGGCGTCGCCGCGGGCGCCGGCGCGGTGCTCGCCCTCGCGGCCGACTTCCGCATCGCCGATCCCACCGCGCGCTTCGCGTTCCTGTTCACCAAGGTGGGCCTGTCGGGCGGCGACATGGGCGCCGCCTATCTGCTGCCCCGCGTCGTCGGTCTCGGCCACGCCACCCGGCTGCTCATGCTCGGCGAGCCGGTGCGCGCCCCCGAGGCCGAACGCATCGGCCTGCTCAGCGAGTTGACGGACGAGGGCCGCGCGGACGAGCGCGCCGCCGCACTCGCCCGCCGCCTCGCCGACGGCCCCGCCCTCGCGTACGCGCAGACCAAGGCGCTGCTCACCGCCGAACTCGACATGCCGCTCGCGGCCTCCGTCGAACTGGACGCGGCGACCCAGGCCCTGTTGATGAACGGCGAGGACTATGCCGAATTCCACGCCGCGTTCACGGAAAAACGCCCCCCGAAATGGCAGGGCCGCTAG